The DNA window AGGCTGCCGGGAATGAAGGGCGGCGCCGCCCCCGCGACCCCGCGGGATTCCTGCTCGGAGCGGCGTTGACCGGCCCCGCTCCGCCGTCCGCGAGCAGGGTGGGATGCTGGTCACCTCGGTGCCGCCGTCGCATGATGTGGAGCCAGGATCGCGTGGCCGAGGGTGGCTCCTGGACACCCATGGAGGTGCGCAGTGACCGGGTTCTCGCTCACCAGCAGCGCTTTTGCGAACCACGGACCCATCCCGCGCCGCCACACCTGCGACGGGGAGGACCGCTCGCCACCGCTGTCGTGGTCGCCGCCACCCGCCGGAACGCGGTCGCTCGCGCTGATCGTGGACGATCCAGATGCGCCAAGCGGCCGCTTCGTCCACTGGCTCGCCTGGGGTATCGACCCGGACGCGGGCGGGCTCGCCGAAGGGGAGGCCGCGCCGGTCGAAGGCCGCAACGACTTCGGCACGGTCGGCTACCGCGGGCCCTGCCCGCCCCGCGGTCACGGCCGCCACCGCTACCGGTTCCGGCTGCATGCCGTGGCCGACGACCTGCGGGTCCCGCCTGGTGCCGGCAGCGACGAGCTGGAGCGGGCCCTGGCGGGCAGGATCCTCGCCGTCGTGGAGCTCGTGGGGCTTTACCAGCGTTGACCGCGGACCGGGCAGGGTTACACGACGCCTCGCGGGTGATGCTCGCGCCGCTCAGCGCGGGCTGCCGGGACTCTGGCCCGTCGGTACCGCGGCGGTTGGAGAGGTCGGATTCGTCGATCGACTGCCCGGTGAATTCCCTGATGCTGTGTCGTGTGCGGGCGCGCCGCGCCCACCCCCGCCGAGCTCAGGAGCGGGCAGGCTTGGCGTCGCCGTTGGGCGAGCGGCTCCGACGTCGGCGAGTGCCGGCGGTGCCGGCGGCACCGTTGGCGGTGCCGCTGCCCGGCTTGCGGCCGCGCTTTTTCAGCACCTTGCCGAGGCCCTCGAGCTTCAGGCCCTGATAGTTCTGCGCCGAGATATCCAGCTGCTGGGTCGACCCGTCGGGATGGCGGATGGTGAGCTGATAGGCCTGCCCAGCGGCAATCTCCTGCGCATCCATGTCGGAAACGTACATGGTGATGGTCTTGGTGCCCATCGGACTCCTTTCACGGCATACCCGCGCGACCCAAATCACAGTCGCGCAGAATTGCGCTCAGCCTAGCCAGCAACGACGCCTCCCGCAACCGCGATCGGCTTTGCCGCCCGCAGGCCGAACCCGCGGCGCCGGCGATGCCCACTCTGGGAGCATGGGCACAACTGCGGTCAGGACCTGGAGCCGACCTCTTCAGGCCGGGGCCAGACGAGCTCGAAGCGTTCGAACACCGTCGGTAGCTCGTCGGAGAACCGGATGCCCAGCTCGGCGCAGCGTCGCGTGAAGTACCGGCGGTGGGCGTCCAGCCACCACGCCAAGGTCCGCTCGCCCTCGCCCTCATCCCACGCGAAGCCAGCGTCAACCTCGCGCAGCGGCTTGATCTCGACCTGGGTGGTCCGGATCACGCACACCGGCAGGCCGCGGCCGTCGGCCACGACCCAGTACCCGCCTTCCCGGGGGACCGGCTCGTGGTCGCGCTCGAACTCCAGCAGCAGCCCGGCCGTGGCCCGCTTGGGCCCGTGCAGCACCAGGTCGGCGAGCTCGTCGGCCATCGCAGGCGAGTCGCCGAAGGCAAACGCGTCGTGGTCGTCGGCGTCGACCCCACAGGCCTGCCGGAACGACTCCCACATGTTCTCGACCGCGCGTCGGTCCACGCCACCCCCCATCGCAAG is part of the Actinomycetes bacterium genome and encodes:
- a CDS encoding ASCH domain-containing protein, which produces MDRRAVENMWESFRQACGVDADDHDAFAFGDSPAMADELADLVLHGPKRATAGLLLEFERDHEPVPREGGYWVVADGRGLPVCVIRTTQVEIKPLREVDAGFAWDEGEGERTLAWWLDAHRRYFTRRCAELGIRFSDELPTVFERFELVWPRPEEVGSRS
- a CDS encoding YbhB/YbcL family Raf kinase inhibitor-like protein: MTGFSLTSSAFANHGPIPRRHTCDGEDRSPPLSWSPPPAGTRSLALIVDDPDAPSGRFVHWLAWGIDPDAGGLAEGEAAPVEGRNDFGTVGYRGPCPPRGHGRHRYRFRLHAVADDLRVPPGAGSDELERALAGRILAVVELVGLYQR